Proteins encoded within one genomic window of Phycisphaerales bacterium:
- the hppD gene encoding 4-hydroxyphenylpyruvate dioxygenase, whose amino-acid sequence MSTTGKAGVSHLDPEKHTPKDHGWLELIDVDHIEFYVGNARQAAYYYAVAFGFNITAYKGQETGSRETASYLLEQGNIRFVLTTGLVKDHPAQRHVNLFGDGVKSVNFTVRDATDAYEQTTRRGGRSAQKPTVESDAHGSITRSAIFTYGEVTHAFIDRSQYKGKFLPHFMPVDPPVNRINDKGDCGLKFVDHLVGNVEQGKMNEWVKWYEDVMGFTMFKHFDDKDISTEYSSLMSKVMSSGRGLIKMPINEPAPGRGKSQVQEYLDWHHGTPGVQHLALRSRDEINSVRLLRDRGVEFLKLPDTYYDIVWDRVGDIEEDRQKIKELGILVDRDDEGYLLQIFSRPVQDRPTLFFEIITRRGSQSFGKGNFKALFEALELEQQRRGNL is encoded by the coding sequence ATGAGCACCACCGGCAAGGCGGGCGTTTCTCACCTTGACCCCGAGAAGCACACGCCCAAGGACCACGGCTGGCTCGAACTCATCGACGTTGATCACATCGAGTTTTACGTCGGCAACGCGCGCCAGGCGGCGTACTACTACGCCGTCGCGTTCGGGTTCAACATCACTGCCTACAAGGGACAGGAGACCGGCAGCCGAGAGACCGCCAGTTACCTGCTCGAGCAGGGCAACATCCGCTTCGTGCTCACCACCGGCCTCGTCAAAGACCATCCGGCCCAGCGCCACGTCAACCTCTTTGGCGACGGCGTCAAGAGCGTCAACTTCACCGTCCGGGACGCCACAGACGCCTACGAACAGACCACGCGCCGCGGCGGCCGTTCGGCGCAGAAGCCCACCGTCGAATCCGATGCCCACGGTTCAATCACGCGTTCGGCGATCTTCACGTACGGGGAAGTCACGCATGCGTTTATCGACCGGTCGCAGTACAAGGGCAAGTTCCTGCCGCACTTCATGCCCGTCGACCCGCCCGTCAATCGCATCAATGACAAAGGCGACTGCGGCCTCAAGTTCGTTGACCATCTCGTGGGCAACGTCGAGCAGGGCAAGATGAATGAGTGGGTGAAGTGGTACGAAGACGTCATGGGCTTCACCATGTTCAAGCACTTCGACGACAAGGACATCTCCACCGAGTACTCCTCGCTCATGAGTAAGGTCATGAGCAGCGGGCGCGGCCTGATCAAGATGCCCATCAACGAACCCGCGCCCGGACGCGGCAAGAGCCAGGTGCAGGAATACCTCGACTGGCACCACGGCACGCCCGGCGTGCAGCACCTGGCGCTGCGCTCGCGCGATGAGATCAACTCCGTGCGCCTCCTGCGCGATCGCGGCGTGGAATTCCTCAAACTGCCCGACACCTACTACGACATCGTCTGGGATCGCGTCGGCGACATCGAAGAAGATCGACAGAAGATCAAGGAGCTGGGCATTCTCGTAGATCGCGACGACGAGGGATATCTGCTGCAGATCTTCAGCCGACCCGTGCAGGATCGACCGACGCTCTTCTTCGAGATCATTACCCGCCGCGGCTCGCAGAGTTTCGGGAAGGGCAACTTCAAGGCCCTGTTCGAAGCGCTCGAACTTGAGCAGCAGCGTCGCGGCAATCTCTGA
- a CDS encoding prepilin-type N-terminal cleavage/methylation domain-containing protein, whose amino-acid sequence MHRTRRCGFTLVEMLVVMSVTAVLIGLLVPALRGARDASRRAGCASNLRQLALADLAYANESAGSLAPGAARFDRNLDRWFGVRLSTREPFEPRGGPLSPLLGPEGAVRQCPAFKPGARESTDFEAGCGGYGYNNAYLGVEESGKDEVGVRAAAIGRPDETVMFADAAMAMPVPTLRLIEYSFAEPPLARGTGAPLDASIHFRHAATANVAWADAHVASRELSFTRATIFGVTESQMRELHLGWFGPATNRYFDLR is encoded by the coding sequence ATGCACCGGACACGCAGATGCGGTTTCACGCTCGTTGAGATGCTCGTGGTCATGAGCGTCACGGCCGTACTCATCGGGCTGCTCGTGCCGGCGCTGCGCGGGGCGCGCGACGCCTCGCGCCGTGCCGGCTGCGCTTCAAACCTGCGCCAGCTGGCTCTTGCCGACCTTGCCTACGCGAACGAATCCGCCGGCTCCCTTGCGCCCGGAGCTGCGCGGTTCGATCGCAATCTCGATCGCTGGTTCGGCGTGCGTTTGAGTACCCGCGAACCGTTCGAGCCGCGCGGCGGGCCGCTCTCGCCGCTGCTCGGGCCGGAAGGCGCCGTGCGCCAATGCCCGGCGTTCAAACCCGGGGCGCGCGAGTCGACTGACTTCGAAGCCGGTTGCGGCGGCTACGGCTACAACAACGCCTACCTCGGTGTCGAGGAGAGTGGCAAGGACGAAGTGGGCGTCCGCGCCGCGGCCATCGGCCGGCCGGATGAGACGGTCATGTTCGCGGACGCCGCGATGGCCATGCCCGTGCCGACGCTGCGCCTGATTGAATACAGTTTCGCCGAGCCACCGCTGGCGCGCGGCACCGGGGCACCGCTCGACGCAAGCATCCACTTTCGCCATGCCGCGACCGCGAACGTCGCCTGGGCGGATGCGCACGTCGCCTCGCGCGAACTCTCATTCACTCGGGCCACCATCTTCGGCGTTACGGAATCGCAGATGCGCGAACTGCATCTCGGCTGGTTCGGCCCCGCGACAAACCGATACTTCGATCTGCGCTGA
- a CDS encoding NADH-quinone oxidoreductase subunit H, with protein sequence MLSELSESLAGSLGLPYWICFVVVKVLVAAAVFLPAISLLAMLSIWAERKVAGHIQGRLGPKHVGPFGILQSLADGIKLLVKEDLVPAGADSFLFRLAPYLAFAPVLAAFLAIPFGPQFVFEAGLNVGLLYILAILGVEVMGVILSGWASNSKWAIYGAMREACQMVSYEIPLGVAILCGVLVAGTLNLVELGYLQGGGIQSWFFYQNPFIFGAFFIYFIASLAASKRAPYDLPEGESELVAGFHTEYSGLRFSFFFFAEYAGMFVVGCIQAVLFLGAWNSPLGAYDPVYAALGYDPVSVGQAFLTGSYVGITNWTELAGAMHMNGGALGIFVLNVYGMTWVIGKALLVVFIHMWLRWTLPRIRIDQVMHGCVKGLLPLSLAMLVGTAVWLALVQPAAEVQARYAVTTANVAHLTGEVGSLQTLTQWILTALGVALFGFYAMVILGAIVSRRAAPRKGMFEDVMPVGSEVAFTRGPDYQSQEERSLKQS encoded by the coding sequence ATGCTTTCAGAGTTGTCCGAAAGTCTGGCCGGCTCGCTCGGCCTGCCGTACTGGATCTGCTTCGTCGTCGTCAAGGTGCTCGTGGCGGCGGCCGTGTTCCTGCCCGCCATCAGCCTGCTGGCGATGCTGAGCATCTGGGCCGAGCGCAAGGTCGCGGGTCACATCCAGGGCCGGCTGGGCCCCAAGCACGTCGGGCCGTTCGGCATTCTGCAGTCGCTCGCCGATGGCATCAAACTGCTGGTTAAGGAAGACCTCGTGCCGGCGGGCGCCGATTCGTTCCTCTTCCGCCTGGCGCCCTACCTCGCCTTTGCGCCCGTTCTCGCGGCGTTCCTGGCGATCCCCTTCGGGCCGCAGTTCGTGTTCGAAGCCGGGCTGAACGTCGGCCTGCTCTACATCCTGGCCATCCTCGGCGTCGAGGTCATGGGCGTCATCCTCTCGGGCTGGGCGAGCAACTCGAAATGGGCCATCTACGGCGCCATGCGCGAAGCATGCCAGATGGTCAGTTACGAAATTCCGCTTGGGGTGGCCATCCTTTGCGGCGTGCTCGTGGCGGGCACGCTCAACCTCGTCGAACTCGGGTATCTTCAGGGCGGCGGCATTCAGAGCTGGTTCTTCTACCAGAACCCGTTCATCTTCGGCGCGTTCTTCATCTACTTCATCGCGTCTCTGGCGGCTTCGAAGCGGGCGCCATATGACTTGCCCGAAGGCGAATCCGAACTCGTCGCCGGCTTCCACACCGAATACTCGGGCCTGCGCTTCTCGTTCTTCTTCTTCGCCGAGTACGCCGGCATGTTCGTGGTCGGGTGCATCCAGGCGGTGCTGTTCCTGGGCGCGTGGAACAGTCCGCTGGGCGCGTACGACCCGGTGTACGCGGCTCTCGGTTATGACCCGGTTTCGGTCGGACAGGCGTTTCTCACCGGCAGTTATGTCGGCATCACCAACTGGACCGAACTGGCCGGGGCCATGCACATGAATGGCGGGGCGCTGGGCATCTTCGTGCTCAACGTCTACGGCATGACCTGGGTGATCGGCAAGGCACTGCTGGTGGTCTTCATCCACATGTGGCTGCGATGGACGCTGCCGCGCATCCGCATCGACCAGGTCATGCACGGCTGCGTGAAGGGCCTGCTGCCGCTGAGCCTGGCGATGCTGGTGGGCACCGCGGTCTGGCTGGCGCTCGTTCAGCCGGCCGCCGAAGTGCAGGCCCGCTACGCCGTCACCACGGCGAACGTCGCGCATCTGACCGGCGAAGTCGGATCACTCCAGACGCTGACGCAGTGGATTCTCACGGCGCTGGGCGTGGCGCTTTTTGGGTTCTACGCGATGGTGATCCTCGGGGCGATTGTCTCCCGCCGGGCGGCGCCGCGCAAAGGCATGTTCGAAGACGTCATGCCCGTGGGAAGCGAAGTGGCCTTCACGCGCGGCCCCGACTACCAGAGCCAGGAGGAGCGGAGCCTCAAGCAGTCGTGA
- a CDS encoding HEAT repeat domain-containing protein yields the protein MQPLHRTALLTGLFLVGSSGPLLAQSGTIQRPVVQTARVRTTVSAPASIAAPPMPSQQSTRAFIIAKRAFDKDIKKIRGKFLGSKEFAPTRQRGLEELARFTDPAAIEPLIDLARIEKQDVRDWLFEHLAERVKPEVGQATLAWMAIHDQNADMRAAAKTHLKGPASPVTQKVVVQALESPNMDIVSAGAGAAGALQLAQAIPHLIVAQAPAPSMIGTGDLAFIQVGQQRYLVTDLQPVVGDNSAGLDPTLTAVTEGTVVRIMDAVVEFYNMDAHNALVNIVEEDFGQPVDFGFDVPRWKQWYEEEYQPFVRARAARGGAGEAPSADPSR from the coding sequence ATGCAGCCACTTCACCGCACCGCCCTGCTGACAGGACTGTTCCTGGTCGGATCATCGGGGCCGCTGCTCGCCCAATCCGGCACCATCCAGCGGCCGGTGGTCCAGACGGCCCGGGTGCGCACGACCGTCAGTGCGCCGGCTTCGATCGCCGCGCCGCCGATGCCATCGCAGCAGTCCACGCGGGCGTTCATCATCGCCAAGCGGGCGTTCGACAAAGACATCAAGAAGATTCGCGGCAAGTTCCTCGGCTCGAAGGAATTCGCTCCCACGAGGCAGCGCGGCCTCGAAGAACTGGCCCGGTTCACCGACCCGGCCGCCATCGAGCCGCTCATCGATCTGGCCCGCATCGAGAAGCAGGACGTGCGCGACTGGCTCTTCGAGCACCTTGCCGAGCGAGTCAAGCCGGAAGTGGGCCAGGCGACGCTGGCATGGATGGCGATCCACGACCAGAACGCGGACATGCGCGCCGCGGCCAAGACGCACCTCAAGGGGCCTGCTTCGCCCGTAACCCAGAAGGTGGTTGTGCAGGCGCTCGAGTCACCCAACATGGACATCGTCAGCGCCGGCGCCGGCGCAGCCGGAGCGCTGCAACTGGCGCAGGCGATCCCGCATCTCATCGTCGCCCAGGCCCCCGCGCCCTCGATGATCGGGACCGGCGATCTGGCGTTCATCCAGGTGGGTCAGCAGCGCTACCTCGTGACCGACCTCCAGCCGGTGGTCGGCGACAACTCGGCCGGCCTCGATCCCACTCTCACGGCGGTTACGGAAGGAACCGTGGTCCGCATCATGGACGCCGTCGTCGAGTTTTACAACATGGATGCGCACAACGCGCTGGTGAACATTGTCGAGGAAGACTTCGGCCAGCCCGTGGACTTCGGCTTCGATGTACCGCGCTGGAAGCAGTGGTACGAAGAGGAATACCAGCCCTTCGTGCGAGCCCGCGCAGCCCGCGGCGGGGCCGGCGAGGCGCCCAGCGCCGATCCGAGCCGCTGA